A window of Streptomyces broussonetiae genomic DNA:
CAAGATCACGCGGGACGGCGCCACCCACCACATCAAGGACCTCAACGTCTCCGTCGCCCTGAGCGGCGACATGGAGGAGGTCCACTACTCCGGCTCCAACGCCAACGTGCTGCCGACCGACACCACCAAGAACACGGTGTTCGCGTTCGCCAAGGAGCACGGCATCGAGTCCGCCGAGCAGTTCGGCATCCACCTCGCCCGCCACTTCGTCGGCTCGCAGGAGCCGATCCGGCGCGCCCGGATCCGGATCGAGGAGTACGCCTGGGAGCGGATCGAGACCTCCGACGCCAACTCCAAGTTCATCGGCGCGGACGAGGTCAAGCACTCCTTCGTGAAGAAGGGCCAGGAGACCCGCGTCACCCAGATCACCTACGACGGTGAGAACTGGGAGATCATCTCGGGTCTGAAGGACCTGACGGTGATGAACTCGACCAACTCCGAGTTCTGGGGCTACGTCAAGGACAAGTACACCACCCTGCAGGAGGCGTACGACCGCATCCTGGCGACCTCGGTCTCCGCCCGCTGGCGGTTCAACTGGACCGACGACGAGCAGAAGATGCCCAACTGGGAGAAGTCCTACGAGCAGGTCAAGAAGCACATGCTCCAGGCCTTCGCCGAGACCTACTCCCTCTCCCTGCAGCAGACGCTGTACCAGATGGGTGCGCGCATCATCAACAACCGGAGCGAGATCGACGAGGTCCGCTTCTCGCTGCCGAACAAGCACCACTTCCTGGTCGACCTCGAGCCCTTCGGGCTCAAGAACGACAACGAGGTCTACTTCGCGGCCGACCGGCCCTACGGCCTGATCGAGGCGACCGTCCTGCGTGACGGCTGCGAGCCGAAGATCCCGGTCGACCTGACCAACCTCTGACGCGGGACGCGCGTCCCCGGTCCCGCCGCCCGGACCGGGGACACGCCACACCGGAGGGAACGAAATGGCACTGCCTGCGAAGGGGCCCGACTCAGCCCCGTGTTCCACCCCGCCGGTGCACACCGAGGACGCCGTCACGTCCGTGCACCCGGTGGACGAAAAGCTCCACCCGACGCGGCTCGTCCCCGCCGCGCTCCAGCACATCGCCGCGATGTACGCGGGCGTTGTCACTCCTCCGCTCATCATCGGCCAGGCCTGCGGACTCGACGTCGCGGCCCGCACCCGGCTGATCGCCGCGAGCCTGCTCGTCGCGGGCGTCGCGACCCTCCTGCAGACCCTCGGCGTCAAGGGCTTCGTCGGCAACCGGCTGCCCTTCGTCAACGCCGCCTCCTCCGCCGGCATCGCCCCGATCCTCGCGATCGCCGAGACCAACGGCAACGGGCACCAACTCCCCGCCATCTACGGCGCGGTGATGGTCGCCGGTGTCTTCTGCCTCGCCGTCGGACCGTTCTTCGGACGGCTGCTGCGCTTCTTCCCGCCGCTGGTCACCGGCATCGTCATCACCCTGATCGGCGTCACCCTGATGCCCGTCCCGGTGAGCTGGGCCCAGGGCGGCGACAAGACCGCCGCCGACTTCGGCTCCATGCGCCACCTCGCACTCGCCGGGTTCACCCTCGCCGTCATCCTGCTGATCCAGCGCTTCGGCCGCGGCTTCGTCAAGCAGGTCGCCCTGCTCTTCGGGCTGCTCATCGGCACCCTGGCCGCGATCCCGTTCGGCATGGCCGACTTCGGCGCACTCAAGTCCGCGCCCGTCGCCGCGCTGCCCACGCCGTTCGCCTTCGGCGCCCCCGAGTTCCAGCCGGCGGCCATCCTGTCGCTGTGCATCGTGATGCTCGTCCTGATGACCGAGTCCAGCGCCGGCATGCTGGCCCTCGGTGAGATCTGCGACCGCCGCACGGACGCGAGGACCATCACCCGGGGCCTGCGCACCGACGGCTTCGCCACCCTGATCGGCCCGGTCTTCGGCGGCTTCCCCACCTCCGCCTTCGCCCAGAACGTCGGAGTGGTCTCGCTGACCCGGGTGCGCAGCCGCTATGTCGTCGCCGTCGCCGGCGGCACCCTGCTGGTCCTCGGCGCCTTCCCGGTCCTCGGCGCGGTCGTCTCCCTGGTCCCCATGCCGGTCCTCGGCGGCGCGGGCATCGTGCTCTTCGGCTCCATCGCGGTCAGCGGCATCCGTACGCTGTCGGAAGCGGGCCTCGACGACAGCTCCAACATCATCCTGGTCGCCGTGGCACTCGGCGCCGGCATCATCCCGCTGGCTGCACCGACCTTCTACGACGCCTTCCCGGCCTGGGCGCAGACCGTGCTCGGCTCCGGCATCAGCGCGGGCGCGCTCGTCGCCGTCCTGCTCAACCTGTTCTTCCACCATCTCGGCACCCGGAGTGGCAGCACCGCTCCGGCACTCAAATCCTCCTAGGGTCCTGCCGTGCCCTCCCCGCGGACACTGCCTCCCCGTCCCCGGGCCGCCACCGAAAGACAAGGAAGCACGATGGCACCATCGGCAGACCAGCGCATCGTCATCGAGAACTGCGCGATCGCGACCGTGGACGCGAGCGACACCGAGTACGCCTCCGGGTACCTGGTCCTCGCCGGCAACCGCATCGAGTCGGTCGGCGCGGGCAACGCTCCCGACGACCTTGAGAACGTGGTGCGCCGGATCGACGCGCGCGGCCATCTGGCCACGCCCGGTCTGGTCAACACCCACCACCACTTCTACCAGTGGATCACCCGGGGCCTGGCCACCGACCACAACCTGTTCAACTGGCTCGTCGCGCTCTACCCCACCTGGGCGCGCATCGACGAGCAGATGACGTACGCGGCAGCGCAGGGCTCCCTCGCCATGATGGCCCGCGGCGGTGTCACCACCGCCATGGACCATCACTACGTCTACCCGCAGGGCTCCGGCGACCTGTCCGGTTCGATCATCCGCGCCGCCGCCGAGATGGGCGTCCGCTTCACGCTGGCCCGTGGCTCGATGGACCGCAGCGAGAAGGACGGCGGCCTGCCGCCGGACTTCGCCGTGGAGACGCTGGAGGGTGCGCTCGCGGCGACCGAGGAGACCGTCAAGAAGCACCACGACGCCTCTTTCGACGCCATGACCCAGGTGGCCGTGGCCCCCTGTTCCCCGTTCTCGGTGTCGACCGAACTCCTGCGTCAGGGCGCCGAGTTGGCCCGCCGTCTGGGCGTACGGCTGCACACCCACGGCTCGGAGACCGTGGAGGAGGAGAAGTTCTGCCACGAGCTGTTCGGCATGGGCCCGACCGACTACTTCGAGTCCACCGGCTGGCTCGGCGAGGACGTGTGGATGGCGCACTGCGTCCACATGAACGACTCCGACATCGCCGCCTTCGGCCGTACGAAGACCGGTGTCGCCCACTGCCCGTCCTCCAACGCCCGCCTGGCGGCCGGTATCGCGCGGGTCCCGGACATGCTCGCGGCCGGTGTCCCGGTCGGTCTGGGCGTCGACGGTACGGCGTCCAACGAGTCCGGTGAACTCCACACCGAACTGCGCAACGCCCTGCTGATCAACCGCCTCGGCGCCCACCGCGAGGCCGCACTCAACGCCCGCCAGGCGCTGCGGCTCGGCACCTACGGCGGCGCCCAGGTCCTCGGCCGGGCCGGCCAGATCGGCTCGCTGGAGCCGGGCAAGCTGGCCGACGTGGTGCTGTGGAAGATGGACACCCTCGCGCACGCCTCCATCGCCGACCCGGTGACCGCGCTGGTCTTCGGCGCAGCGGCCCCGATCACCGCGTCCTTCGTCAACGGCCGCCAGATCGTGGACAGCGGGCGTCTGGTGACGGTCGACGAGGACGCCATCGCCCGCTCC
This region includes:
- the pucL gene encoding factor-independent urate hydroxylase, translated to MPTILGQNQYGKAENRVVKITRDGATHHIKDLNVSVALSGDMEEVHYSGSNANVLPTDTTKNTVFAFAKEHGIESAEQFGIHLARHFVGSQEPIRRARIRIEEYAWERIETSDANSKFIGADEVKHSFVKKGQETRVTQITYDGENWEIISGLKDLTVMNSTNSEFWGYVKDKYTTLQEAYDRILATSVSARWRFNWTDDEQKMPNWEKSYEQVKKHMLQAFAETYSLSLQQTLYQMGARIINNRSEIDEVRFSLPNKHHFLVDLEPFGLKNDNEVYFAADRPYGLIEATVLRDGCEPKIPVDLTNL
- a CDS encoding nucleobase:cation symporter-2 family protein, whose protein sequence is MALPAKGPDSAPCSTPPVHTEDAVTSVHPVDEKLHPTRLVPAALQHIAAMYAGVVTPPLIIGQACGLDVAARTRLIAASLLVAGVATLLQTLGVKGFVGNRLPFVNAASSAGIAPILAIAETNGNGHQLPAIYGAVMVAGVFCLAVGPFFGRLLRFFPPLVTGIVITLIGVTLMPVPVSWAQGGDKTAADFGSMRHLALAGFTLAVILLIQRFGRGFVKQVALLFGLLIGTLAAIPFGMADFGALKSAPVAALPTPFAFGAPEFQPAAILSLCIVMLVLMTESSAGMLALGEICDRRTDARTITRGLRTDGFATLIGPVFGGFPTSAFAQNVGVVSLTRVRSRYVVAVAGGTLLVLGAFPVLGAVVSLVPMPVLGGAGIVLFGSIAVSGIRTLSEAGLDDSSNIILVAVALGAGIIPLAAPTFYDAFPAWAQTVLGSGISAGALVAVLLNLFFHHLGTRSGSTAPALKSS
- a CDS encoding 8-oxoguanine deaminase, whose product is MAPSADQRIVIENCAIATVDASDTEYASGYLVLAGNRIESVGAGNAPDDLENVVRRIDARGHLATPGLVNTHHHFYQWITRGLATDHNLFNWLVALYPTWARIDEQMTYAAAQGSLAMMARGGVTTAMDHHYVYPQGSGDLSGSIIRAAAEMGVRFTLARGSMDRSEKDGGLPPDFAVETLEGALAATEETVKKHHDASFDAMTQVAVAPCSPFSVSTELLRQGAELARRLGVRLHTHGSETVEEEKFCHELFGMGPTDYFESTGWLGEDVWMAHCVHMNDSDIAAFGRTKTGVAHCPSSNARLAAGIARVPDMLAAGVPVGLGVDGTASNESGELHTELRNALLINRLGAHREAALNARQALRLGTYGGAQVLGRAGQIGSLEPGKLADVVLWKMDTLAHASIADPVTALVFGAAAPITASFVNGRQIVDSGRLVTVDEDAIARSTREEAQRLARIAAQA